The nucleotide window TCAGAGCACTAGAGAGGGAGATTTGTAGCCCAGGTCTACATAAGAAGTAACTCAAAGTTCCCTCCCTGCAGTGCCCCTCCCTCGGGCAACTTTGACTTCTTTACCCACGCGTAAGACTGCTGCTGGGATCCCTCACCCACTCTTTGGGGCTTCCTCCTGCCAATGGGCTTCATGTGgtgcaagggggcggggggggggcttcccttcGGTCCTCTGCAAAATCCcctcctctcttctcttctctcctcccctgccattTCAGGCAGGCGTTGGGCAAGGCTCCCCTAACCCTTGGCCAGGGAGCCCCTTACCTCGACTCTCTGCTTGTGCGTCTTGGAGGCTTTCTTCAGGATCCGTTCTATTTTCTGcaggacagaaagagagagggtgggtggctgTGGCTCCCCCAGGCCCCCGTCTCTCCCCaggccagcccccctccctccctccctccctcccccctccgacCCAGGCCCTTTACCCGCTTCTCCTGCATCTTCTCGAAGGCCAGCTGCGCCGGGGTGCGCTTGTCCAGGGcccgcttctcctcctcctcttcctcctcctgattCTTGCTGCTCACAATCTGGTCCACGATCTTACTCTTCTccttgtctttcttcttcttcctgcaaAGCGGCAGCGGTCAGCAGCCCCGTCGTGACCCCAGGAGGGGGCGGAAACTGCGAGGCCCAGAGAGAGCGGCAGggagggaagcagggagggggcagggcactAACCCCCGGGCGCCCCCCGACCCCCCCCTCTCCGCGGCTTCAGGCAGGGGCTTTgcccgccctcccctccccctccccctccctgggacCGAGGCCTTCTGCCGCCCAAAGGGCCTCCTCGCCCACCCCGCCTTCCCCTCACCGCTTCCCCGCGGGCGCCACTCCGGCGCCGCCCTTCAGGCGCAGAGGACCCCGCTGGGCGGCCTCGTACTCCGACGACATCgcgccctctcctcctcctcctcctcctcctctcggcttcctgggggcgggggcgggcccCGGCCAACACTTCCGGGGCGGCGGGTAGCCAATCGGAAGCTCAGCAGTTTTTCCTCCCACGGAGAGGGAAATCCTAGAGCGGCCCCCGACAGGCCTTGGCGTCCCCAGAGGGAAGGAGACGCGAAGTGGCGCGGAGGCCACAGCGAGCGATGCGCGCGCGGCGTTAAAAAGCGGGAAACGACGCCCGTGGCGCTACGGGCCGCGGccggggccaaatccagctcgcCGGCAGGCTTGAGCTCAGTCCCGGTGGCGCCTCcggagcgagcgggcgggcgggcgggtgtCCCGTGTGAGGGCCGCTTTTGCGTCATCCGTACGTTGGCGCGTCCGGGCCCCCCGCCCGCCTTGGCCTTGGCCTTGACTGCAGGGCTGCCGTGAGCGCCCCGGGAGcttcccgccccgcccccgccactCCGGGCCTGCCTGAGCGGCTGCTGGGTCGCCTCAGTggggacggaggaggaggaggagggagggaggggggctcccaGTGGGggctccctctcctcccctccctcccccccacttcacGAGGGCCGGGGCCGCCCCCTCCTCCGGAGCTGGGCCTCTGCGGGGCGCGTGTGGGCCTGCCCCCCCTGCCAGAGCTCCGGGCCCCCCTTTCCCTCGGGCCCACGCGGGGCGTGTGGTGGCCGGTTCcccgcccccttctccccccccccccggctggaTCTGGTCGTTGTTCTTTGGCTTGTTTGCCTGAAGAGTTCGtgacttcggggggggggagggaggggggctgggccCGGGACCCCGATGCTGAAGCCCTGGGTCGCCGGGGCCCCTCCTCGAGCTCCCTCCGCCTCCCGCCCCGTCTCTGCAGCTCTGGCTCGCTTTCCCCACCTGCTGCTACCGCCAATCGGAGGAGAAGGTCTCCTTGGggggtgcggggagggggggctccaCTACCGGGCTGCAGTAGGTGTCAGGGATCGGGACCCCCTAGGTCCGTGGGGCTCCCTGAGAATGGAGATCTCCATCACGGCCGCGGGCGACAGGTGGGGGATGGAGGCCAGGCTGTGGGCACTGCTGCAGCCCTGGCCCCGTCTGCGCTCTCTGGACTTGAACGCTGGCTTTGGAAACGGAAGCCAGAGCGGGGCTTCTCCTGACGGCTGGGGTCTACACCTAAACCTTCCCATGCGGCCTGCAGCTCAAGACCTAACAAGTGAGCCTGAGCTGAAAGCCAAGCCGGCGGCTTTGGGGTTATAAGCAGGCCTTTCCTCCCGGACCGGGGGGCCCTGTGGCGCTTGTCAATGTAGAGCCTGACGTCGGCATGTTTCTTTCGAGGCCAAAGAAGAAGCGCCCCGTTCGCTGCCCGGGCAGACCAAAGTCCGGCCACCTTGAcagacgctgctgctgctgctgctgttccactAAGGGCCGCAAGCTGAGAGAAGAGCTCACAGCTGCCCTTGCTGCGTAACGCGGCCGAGAGGCGCCTCGGTTTACGCCTCCCGCAGTGAGGTGAGGTGTGCGTCGGCCACCCAGACGCCTGCAGCCAAGCTGCCCTTTGCCCAGAGGAAAAACACGCGTTCGGCACAGCCTCGGTTTCTCtaaaaaaatagatttatttttatattgaggCATTGTGCAACTTCTACCACAGGGGCGCCTTTCTCCCTGAAGAGGGGAAGCGAGCTTTCTGGCCCCACGGAGCCGGGGTGGGCGTGGGTGAGCTGCTACAACATTCAGTGCTTTTAGCTGGCTGTACAGTTCAGCCCTAGACGCCTGTCTATGCCTCACACTCAGGCCGTTCCTTGATTGGGAATTCAGTGGGAAATCACTTCAGAGTTATTCTGATCATAACTTACTTTTTCTACTAGAGTCGACAGAGTTAACAAAGCACCTCCCAGAGAGAAACCTGATGGGGAATTTCCGGTCTCGGATCTCCTGATCTGTGtcttgccccccacccaccccaagactcCCCCCACCTGGCAGAAGCGGTGGGAAGCGGCCGCCTTTCCCCAGCACAAAGAGCCCCTTGTGAAAAGAAGCCGCGCTCCTCATGTCGTCGTGAAGGGTGCGACGTGGCTGAGCGTGCTGCAGCAGGGTGGGATCCAGGAAGAGAGCGTGGAGGGCCCCAGGCGGGCAGGCACAGTCCAGGGAGGTGGAGCAGGCGGGCGGGCCTCACGGGAAGGCTGGACCCTTCAGAGGAGGGCACATCGGAAGAAGCTGCTCTTCTTCTGCTGGTCCGGGCTGATCTTGACcccttggctgctgctgctgctgccctgggGGCTGTTGCCTTCCTACAGATGGGGAGCAggacaacgggggggggggggggtcaggtaCCCggaggctcagggagggatcctGTGCTCGGCCTCTGCCAACCCGAGGGGCTACAGCAAGGGGAGGCAAAAGCCTGGGATGTCTGGCCACGCTGCTGCCCCACGGTGAAGCCATGCTGGCGGGTGGGACATTGGGGGGGTGGGTGTTGTTACGGCACACCTTTGCTTCCAGGAGGGCAGCAGCCGTGGTGACAGTGGCGGACCTGGATGCCCCGTGAAGCCATGTCCCAAAGAGCAAAACAAAGCcgcactgcccccctccccatggcaggGAGCAGGGTGAGGGGCAGCTCTTTGAGGGGGTGTCACAGCATGGCTCATGCAGTTTATCAGCCCCTCCCCCAGGGAAGATGGCATaagattctctccccccctcccccgctggcCTTGGGTCCCACACACTTAGAGGAGCTTGTGGTGAGGTGTTCCTGCGGGGGATGGATGTGTTGCCCAACATGGGAGCACTCTacatttaaagggggggggaggaattttgCAACCCATTTGCCCCCTGAATGCCTGTGGGGTCTTGTCCATGTTGCACAGGCCCCCAGGGAGGCACCGTCTACAATGTGTAGCTGCTGCCACTCCTTGCTAGATGCAGGGATGGCATTTTGCCCAGCCCGTACTGCTGTTCCTTCCACCCCAACAGCAGGGCGCAAGCAGCGTTCCCCACATGGGAATCATTCATCCCCCCCCCTCGCAGCTCTCTGTTGCCCACTGCTGGGCAAACACTCGTGGGCACTTTTGCCTGACATGATCACGGCCAGGGTGGAGAG belongs to Elgaria multicarinata webbii isolate HBS135686 ecotype San Diego chromosome 23, rElgMul1.1.pri, whole genome shotgun sequence and includes:
- the FAM32A gene encoding protein FAM32A is translated as MSSEYEAAQRGPLRLKGGAGVAPAGKRKKKKDKEKSKIVDQIVSSKNQEEEEEEEKRALDKRTPAQLAFEKMQEKRKIERILKKASKTHKQRVEDFNRHLDTLTEHYDIPKVSWTK